The Pseudomonas sp. TH06 genome contains the following window.
TTACATCGGCTACTACGAAGGCATCCGCAAAATCGGTGCAACACGTTCAGGCGTGTTCATTGCCCTGAATCCATTGACCGCCGTGATCTTCGGCGCACTGTTACTCGATGAGCAGCTGACGCTGGCCATGTGCCTGGGCGGGGTGTTGATCCTGACGGGCATCTACCTGTGCAACAAACCCCTTGCACCCTCGCCAGAAAAGCGGATTTTATAGAGAGAGCAGACAAGCCTATTTACGCTGTGTAGAATCGGGTTACGCATACAATAATAATCCTCTTCTGGCAGCAGAAGCCTCGCCCGCAAGAGCCTTGGGTCGACAATGAAGATATTCGGGTTTCAACTGATCTACGGTGACTTCCTCGCCCGCAGTGTGCGCGGCATCTCCTGTGCGCCACCCACCGGTCTCAGCATTTACTGACAAATAACCCTGGTTAATTGATAAGAAATGATGAGGCGCCACCATGGCAGATTTATACGAAAACCCAATGGGCCTGATGGGCTTTGAATTCATCGAGCTCGCCTCGCCGGTCCCTGGCACCCTGGAGCCGATCTTCGAGATCATGGGCTTCACCAAAGTCGCGACCCACCGCTCCAAGAACGTACACCTGTACCGTCAGGGCGCGATCAACCTGATCCTCAACAATGAACCGAACAGCGTTGCTTCGTACTTCGCGGCCGAGCACGGCCCGTCGGTGTGCGGCATGGCGTTCCGGGTCAAGGATTCGCAGAAGGCTTACAACCGCGCACTGGAACTCGGCGCTCAGCCGATTCACATCGAAACCGGCCCGATGGAACTGAATCTGCCGGCGATCAAAGGCATTGGCGGTGCACCGCTGTACCTGATCGACCGTTTCGGCGAAGGCAGCTCGATCTATGACATCGACTTCGTGTTTATCGAAGGCGTTGATCGCAACCCGGTTGGTGCCGGCCTGAAGATCATTGACCACCTGACGCACAACGTGTATCGCGGTCGCATGGCCTACTGGGCGAACTTCTACGAGAAGCTGTTCAACTTCCGCGAGATCCGTTATTTCGACATCAAGGGCGAGTACACCGGCCTGACCTCGAAAGCCATGACCGCACCGGACGGCATGATCCGCATCCCGCTGAACGAAGAGTCGTCCAAGGGCGCCGGGCAGATCGAAGAGTTCCTGATGCAGTTCAACGGCGAGGGCATCCAGCACGTTGCGTTCCTCACTGATGACCTGATCAAGACCTGGGATCAACTGAAGAAGATCGGCATGCGCTTCATGACCGCGCCGCCGGACACCTACTATGAAATGCTCGAAGGCCGCCTGCCGAACCATGGCGAGCCGGTTGATCAACTGCAATCGCGCGGCATCCTGCTCGATGGTGCGTCGGAGCAGGGCGACAGACGTCTGCTGCTACAGATCTTCTCGGAAACCCTGATGGGCCCGGTGTTCTTCGAATTCATCCAGCGTAAAGGCGACGATGGTTTCGGCGAGGGCAACTTCAAGGCACTGTTCGAGTCGATCGAGCGTGACCAGGTACGCCGTGGTGTACTGACTGCCGAGTAAACAAAAAAGCCTGGCTTCGGCCAGGCTTTTCAAATCAAAAGATCGGACGATCTTTTTGCTTTCAAGGCCTACGCTGGCGCATCAAATGTTTAAACCCTTCAAACACCAACACCACAACTGCCAGCCAGATCGGAATGTAGGTCAGCCATTCTCCTGACTTGATGCTCTCACCGAGCAACAACGCCACACCGAGCAGCAACACCGGCTCAACGTAACTCAACAAACCAAACAGGCTGAACGGCAGCAAGCGGCTGGCAATGATGTAAACCACCAATGCCGAAGCGCTGATCAAGCCGAGTAATGGAATCAGCCACAACAACCCCGGGTATTGATCGAACACGCCGAAACCCTGATCACCGCCGTGCACGAACCAGTAAGCCACCGGCAACATCAAGGTCATGTCGACCCACAGGCCGCCGAGATTGTCAGTCTTCAGGTATTTGCGCAGCACGAAATACAGTGGATAGCCGATCACCACCACCAGGGTTGCCCAGGAAAATCCACCGACCTGATACAACTCGTTCAACACGCCCAGGCTTGCGAAGAACACGGCGATCTTTTGCAGGTACGACAGGCTTTCGCCGTAGGCAATCCGACCGGTCAGCACCATGGCCAGTGGCAACAGGAAGTAGCCCAGCGACACATCAAGGCTGTAACCGTTGAGCGGCGCCCACATGAACAGCCATAACTGTACGCCGAGCAAGGCTGCCGAGACGATCAGCCCGGCGATCAATTTCGGCTTCGCCGCCATCAGGCGCACCAGCTCCAGCACCCGCCGCCATTCACCGGATACCAGCATGAACACGGTCATGCACGGCACCGTCAGCAGCATCCGCCAGCCAAAGATTTCCACGCCGCTCAACGGGGTGAGCAACGAGGTGTAGTAATACATGACGGCAAACAGCACCGAGGCTGAGACCGATAAAGCGATACCTTTAGACAAACTGTCCTCGCGGGTGGGTGATCAAACGGGGCGCGAAGGATACGTGGTTTTTGTGCTGAATAATGGCCGGATGGCCATTATTTTCAACACTCCTTCCACCCTGTAGGAGTTGCCGAAGGCTGCGATCTTCTGATCCTGATCCTAAAAAAATAAAATCAAAAGATCGCAGCCTGCGGCAGCTCCTACAGTAATCGGGTCAGGCCTGATGGGGTTTACGGCCCGACACAAAATGGCTCACATCGTTGAAACCCGGTGTCGAGGCATGCCCCGGCGTGACCAGCGAATCGATAAACGCCTCGTCCTCCGCCGTGATCTTCACTGCCTGCGCCTTGGTGTACGCGTCCCACTGGGCCTCGGTGCGTGGCCCGACAATCGCCGAAGTCACTGCGCTGTTGTTCAGCACCCAGGCAATCGCAAACTCGACAATGCCAACGCCCCGTCCCTCGGTGTATTGCTGGATCTGCTGGGCGATGCGCAGCGATTCCACCCGCCATTCGGTTTCCAGAATGCGCTTGTCCTGACGCCCGGCGCGGCTGTTGGAATCCGGTGTCACGTCCGGCGCGTACTTGCCACTCAGCACGCCACGGGCCAGCGGGCTGTAAGGGACGACGCCGAGACCATAAGTCTGCGCAGCGGTGATCTGCTCGGTCTCGGCCTGACGGTTGACGATGTTGTACAGCGGCTGGCTGATCACCGGGCGATCGACACCCAGTTGGTCAGCGATACGAATCACCTCGGCAATCCGCCAGCCGCGATAGTTCGACAGTCCCCAATAACGAATCTTGCCCTGACGGATCAGGTCACCAATCGCCGACACCGTGACTTCCAGCGGCGTGTTGTGGTCTTCGCGGTGCAGGTAATAGATGTCGAGGTAGTCGGTGCCCAGACGGGTCAGGCTGGCATCGAGGCCATTGAAGATGTGTTTTCGGCTCAAACCGCTGCGGTTCGGCACACCGTCCATCGGGCCGAAACCGACCTTGGTTGCCAGCACCCATTCATGTCGGTTGCCGGCAATCGCTTCGCCGACGATCTCTTCAGAACGGCCATTGGTATAAACGTCGGCGGTGTCGATGAAGTTGATGCCCTGATCCCAGGCCTTGTCGATGATACGCAGCGATTCCTCGGTGCTGGTCTGTTCGCCAAACATCATCGTGCCGAGGGTGAGGGTGGACACCTGCAACCCCGAATGACCCAGTGTGCGATAGCTCATGCCGAAATCCTTTTGCCTGTGGGAAAACATTAATCAAATACCAGAAGCGTCCGACGCGGCAAAGTGAATTATCGGCTAAACACCCGGCAGCGCTCCTGCAAAAACGCCTGCAACACTTTGACCCGCTCCGACACTTGCACCCGATGCGGGCAAAACAGGTTGAACGGCGCGCTTTCACCTTGCCAATCATCAAACAGCGTCACCAGACGCCCGCTGCGGACATCTTCGACGACGTCGAGCCAGGCTTTGTAGGCGATGCCATGCCCGGCCAGCGCCCAGCGGCGGGCAACTTCGCCGTCGTCGCTGAGGTAGTCGCCGCGAACTTCGATCTCCAGCACCTCATCCGCGCGAGTGAACCGCCAGGTGTTGTAGGGCCGACCGTTGCGCAAATAGAGCAGGGCACTGTGTTCGCTCAATTCGGCGGGATGGAGTGGCGTGCCACGCCGTGCCAGATAGTCCGCACTGGCGCAGGCGACGCGGCGGTGTTGCGGCAGAATCGGCAATGCCACCAGCGTTGAATCGCTCGGCACACCGAAACGCAGTGCCACGTCCACGGTCTCGCGAAACAGATCCGAATGGCGGTCGTTGAGGAGCAATTGCAGCTGGATGTTCGGGTGTTCGCGCTTGAATTCGTCCAGCCACGGCAGCAACACATTGCGCCCGAAATCCGACGGCGCCGCCAGTTGCAGCACGCCGCTGAGGCCTTCGGTCTGCTGCTTGAGCGTTTGCTCACCTTCGGCCAGCGTTGCCAGGGCCAAACGCACGCTTTCCAGATAGCGCCGACCTTCTTCGGTCAAACGCATGCTGCGGGTGGAGCGGGCGAGCAGACGGATGCCGAGTCGGGTTTCCAGGCGCTTCAAGGCAATGCTGGCAGCGGCCGGCGTCAGTTCCAGAGTGCGGGCAGCGGCGGAAATGCTCCCGGAATCGGCCACGCGGACGAAGATCTCCAGATCGAGAATCGAGCTCATTGATAAAAATCCTTTAAAGATCTTTGCGTTTTAGCGGGATTTTTCCGTGATTGGCAAGTGTCGATACTGCAATCAATGAATAACCACGGGAGATACGCATGACCTGGACATTCGATCATCTGGCGTTTAACAGCGCTGACGGCGAGACGTTGCAGGAAACCTTCGCGGCGTTGCTCGGACTGACTCCGGGTCGCCGACCGCCGTTTCCGTTTCCCGGGCGCTGGCTGTATCAGGATGCGCACGCGCTGGTGCATGTGATCGAGCAGCCGACGTTCGAAGAGACCGCGCTGAGCCACATCGCGTTTCGCACCGATACGCCGGCAGAAACCGTGTTGCAGCGGGTGCGTGACAGTGGATTGCCTTACCAGTTGGCGCAGGTGCCGGGGGAGGGGATCTGGCAGATTTTCGTGCAGATGCCGGGTGGACTGGTGCTTGAACTGGATGCGTTGGCTTAAAAACAAAAGATCGCAGCCTGCGGCAGCTCCTACACGGGATAAACGCACAACGTGTAGGAACTGCCGCAGGCTGCGATCTTTTGATCTTGTCTGAATCAGGCCCGCAATGTCCGCGTCATGCGCAACGCCAGCAAGCTCCCGCCGACAATCACCCCGGCCAGCAGGTACAACGCTGCGTCGGTCGAACCGGTGCTGTCCTTGACCCAACCCACCAGGTACGGGCTGAGGAACCCGGCCATTTGCCCCATCGAGTTGATCAACGCGAGGCCTCCGGCGGCAGCGCCTGCGCTCAACATGGCGGTCGGCACCGGCCAGAACATCGGCAGACCGGTCAGCGCGCCCATGGTTGCGATGGTCAGACCGAGAATGGCAATCGCCGGATTCGCCGCGAAATTCACCGCGATGATCAGGCCGATCGCGCCCATCAGCATCGGCACCACCAGATGCCAGCGGCGCTCTTTGCGCAGATCCGCCGAGCGCCCGACGACCAGCATGAACACCGCCGCCAACAGATACGGAATGGCGCTCAACCAGCCGATCACCAGGTTATCGCTGAAACCGAGGTTCTTGATGATCGACGGCAGCCAGAAATTGATCGCGTACACGCCACTCTGGATGCAGAAATAGATCAGGCCAAAGGCCCAGATCGCCGGGTTCTTGAACACCGCAAGCAGTGAGTCGGAGGTGGTTTTCGGCTTGTTCGCCAAGTCTTCCGCCTGATCGGCTTCCAGTACCGCGCGCTCGTGCGGGGTCAGCCATTTGGCATTGGCGAAGCTGTCGCTGAGCAGGAAATACGCCAGCGCGCCCAAGATAACGGTAGGAATACCTTGCAGCAGAAACATCCATTGCCAGCCGGCGAGGCCGCCCTGGCCCGCAGCGAAGTGATTGAGAATCCAGCCGGAAAACGGACTGCCGAGCAAACCGGACACCGGGATCGCCGACATGAACAGTGCCATGATCCGACCACGGCGGAACGTCGGGAACCACTGCGAGAGATACAGCACGACGCCCGGGAAGAACCCGGCTTCGGCCGCACCGGTAAACAGGCGCAAGGTGTAGAACCCGGTCGGTGTGGTGACAAATAACAGGCAGGTCGACAGCGTGCCCCAAGTGATCATCATCACTGCAATCCAGCGCCGTGGACCGAACTTGGTCAACGCCAGGTTGCTCGGTACGCCGCACAGCACGTAGCCGATGAAGAAAATACCGGCCCCGAGGCCGTATACGGTTTCGCTGAATTTCAGTGCATCGAGCATCTGCAGTTTGGCGAATCCAACGTTGACCCGGTCGAGGTAGTTGAACAGGTAGCAGATGAAGATGAAGGGGATTAAACGCAGGGTGATGCGTTTATAAACGGCGTTTTTATCGTCTTCGATGGTCTGGGTAGCTGCGGCGCTCTGCGACATAGCGGCTCTCTCTTTATTATGATTTTTTGCGATGCAAAGGGTAACGTTGATCGCCCTGAGAGTCTCGGCCACCTTTGGCCGGATTGTCTTTGTGCCTGAGCACAGGGTTTTGCGCCAAGCCCTGTGCGGGTGAACAACCGTCCGTGCCTGTCTATAAGGATTTTCTCCGTTATGTTCGAACTCGATCACGACCTCGCGCAGGACATCGTCGACCGGGCCATGGCCATTTTGCCGTACAACGTCAATGTCATGGACAGCCAGGGGCTGATCCTCGGCAGTGGCGAACCGGAGCGCATCAACACCCGCCACGAAGGCGCGCAACTGGTGCTGGCCAACGGTCGGGTCGTGGAGATCGACGGGCCGACCGCCCTGCATCTGAAAGGCGTGCAGCCCGGGATCAACCTGCCGCTGTTGCTTGATCAACGTTTGATCGGCGTGCTTGGCATCACCGGCGAGCCGGACCAGTTGCGCACTTACGCTGAACTGGTGCGGATGACGGCGGAGATGCTGGTTGGCCAGCGCAATCAGCAGGCCGAGCAGCAATGGCGGCGCCAGCGTTGCGATGATTTGTTGGCGTTGCTGTTGAGTGAAGCGGGGGACTCGCCACGTTTGCTCGATGAAGCTCAGCAACTCGGTCTCAAACCGCAAATGACCCGAGTGCCGTATCTGTTCGAGTTGGGCACTGAACACGGGCCGGGACAAACCGTCGAGGCCCTGAGTGCCTGGCTGAACTCGCGCTTCCCGGACAGTTGGTGCGTGACATCGGCGAAGTCGTCGTTGCTGTGGTGTCGGCCGGCGAGTCTGACCATCGAACATGATCGTTTGCTGGAAAAACTCGACGCCCTGGGCTGGAACATTCTGCGCATCGCCGTGGGCGGGCAGGCGGATGGCCTGGGCGGATTGCGTCGATGTTATCGACGCGTGGCGGACTTGCTCGCTTATGGTCGCGAGGTGTTGCCGCACTCGCGCTTGCTGATCCTCAATCGCTACCGCTTGCCGGTGATGTTGTGGCGTCATCGCAACGATGACGCGCTGGACGAATTGCTCAAACCGTTGCGCAAGGTGATCGCCAAGGATGGCAACGGCCAGTTGCTGGCGACGCTGCGCAGTTGGTGTGATCACGATGGCCAGAGTCAGGCATGTGCCGATGCGCTGGGGATTCACCGCAACAGCCTGCGTTACCGGATGGAGCGGATTGCCGAGATCAGCGGAGTGGATCCTTTACGGCTGGAGGGCATGTTGGCCCTCTACCTTGGCGTGCAGTTGTTGCCACAGACTGATCCGAATTAATCGCCATATTTCAAGGACGCAGCTCTCAATGGTGGAACGCATTCCCATGTAGGAGCTGCCGCAGGCTGCGATCTTTTGATCCTGTTTTTAAACATCACATCAAAAGATCGCAGCCTGCGGCAGCTCCTACAGAGTTCTCCAGAGTTCATTAATTGGGGTTTTGTAGAAATGAACAATAAACCCCCGCGCCATTTGTGCAGCGGACAGGCGTCAATGCGCATGCCGACTGGCAGCATGAGGGGCATTCGAACAGGAGAATTCGCATGAAAATCGTCATCGCCCCCGATTCGTTCAAGGACAGCCTGAGTGCCCAAGGCGTTGCCGAAGCCATTGCGCTGGGCCTGGCGCAAGTCTGGCCGCACGCCACGCTGGTCAAGTGCCCAATGGCCGATGGCGGCGAAGGCACCGTCGAATCGATTCTTGCCGCGTGTGAAGGCGAACTGCGCCGTACCCGCGTGCGCGGCCCGTTGGGTGCAGCGGTTGACGCAGCGTGGGGCTGGTTGCCGCACAACCACACGGCAATCATCGAAATGGCCGAGGCCAGCGGACTGCAACTGGTGCCGCTGGGGCAGCGCGATGCGTGCATCAGCAGCACGTTCGGCACCGGCGAACTGATTCGCGCAGCGCTGGATGCCGGTGCGCAACGGGTGATTCTGGCGATTGGCGGCAGCGCAACCAACGATGGCGGCGCCGGTGCGATGCAGGCGCTCGGCGTGAAATTGCTCGACGCTCAAGGGCAATCGCTGGTGCCGGGTGGTTTGGCGTTGGCGCAATTGGCGCGACTGGACCTGAGCGAGCTGGACCCGCGCCTGGCGCAGGTGCGTTTCGACATCGCCGCCGACGTCAACAATCCACTGTGTGGGCCGCACGGCGCTTCGGCGATTTTCGGTCCGCAGAAAGGTGCGTCGCCCGTGCAGGTACAACAACTTGATCAGGCCCTCGGCCATTTCGCCGAGCTGTGCGCTCAAGCGTTGGGCAAAAACGTGCGTGATGAGCCGGGCAGCGGCGCGGCGGGTGGTCTGGGGTTCGCGGCCAAGGCGTTTCTTGGCGCGCAGTTTCAGGCCGGTGTCGAAGTGGTCGCCGAACTGGTCGGCCTGGCCGAGGCGGTCAATGGCGCAGATCTGGTGATCACTGGCGAAGGGCGCTTCGATGCCCAGACACTGCGCGGCAAAACCCCGTTCGGCGTCGCGCGGATTGCCAAGCAGGCGCAGGTGCCAGTGATCGTGATTGCCGGCACTTTAGGTGATGGATACCAGGAACTTTATGGTCACGGTATCGATGCCGCATTCGCCGTGACCAGCGGCCCGATGACACTGGAGCAGGCCTGCGCCGAAGCGCCACGGTTACTGCGCGAACGCGCCACCGACATCGCCCGCGTCTGGAAACTGGCCAGACACCAGTCCTGAACAGCACTGAGAATCCTGTGGTGAGGGGATTTATCCCCGTTGGGCTGCGAAGCGGCCCCTTACAATCCTCCAAGCACTTCGCATACACAGGATTGGCGACTGCTGCGCAGCCGATCGGGGATAAATCCCCTCGCCACAGGAGCGGGAGAAGCTTCAAAGTGTTTCATTTTTGTAACACCCTGAAAAATATTTACTCTTGACCCACAACCTTCCTAAAGCCTGGCCGATATAGCTATCAGGCGTGCACAAAACCTTCTAGCACAGTGACGCCGGACCGAAGCCCGTCTCACGGGTCAGTGATCACGGCATGGACGCTCGTTGTTTCTACTTTCCGAGAGTCCCACTATGTCCTTGCGTAACCTGAATATCGCACCCCGTGCCTTCCTCGGTTTTGCCTTTATTGCCCTGCTGGTGATCGTGCTCGGCGTGTTCGCCGTCAACCGCATGTCGATCATCCGCCAGGCTTCCATCGACATGGAATCGAACCAGATTCCCAGCGTGGCTCAACTCAGCGCGGTGACGGAAAACGTTTTGCGTCTGCGGATCTTGTCCTACCGCACACTGGTCAATCGCGAACCCTCCGACTTGCAGGATACTGTGGGACGCATAGGCGCGGTGCTCGACAAGTTGCGCGCAGCTCAAGCCAGCTATGCTGCGCTGCCGGCCGGTGGTGAGGAACGAGCGCTCTACCAGACCTTCGCATCGACGCTGGACAACTACTTGCAAGCGCAAAACCAGATGATGGACCTGTCGCGTCAGGACAAACTCGAAGACATGCGCACTCTGATGAACACGCGGATCAAGGACGGTACCGACCAGATGGGCGAGCAGTTGAATAGACTGATCGCCATCAACGCTGCCGATGCGAAAACTGCATCGCTTCAGGCGGGCGATCATTACGACAGCGCCATTACCGGCATCGTCATCGTTGCGGTGGTTGCCGCGCTCGCCACCGTGTTGCTGGCGCTGTTGTTGACGCGCAGCATTGTCACCCCGCTGAACCGTGCCGTTGAGGCGGCGCAAACCATCGCCGATGGCAACCTGACCAAACTTATCGAAGTCGACGGCAAGGACGAACCGGCACGCCTGCTCGCCGCCCTCGCCGCGATGCAGACCAACCTGCGCAAAACCATCGAACAGATCGCCGGTTCCGCCACGCAACTGGGCGCTGCCGCCGAAGAACTCAGCGCGGTGACGGAGGAGGCATCCCGTGGTCTGCAACAGCAGAACAACGAGATCGAACAAGCCGCCACCGCCGTCAACGAGATGACCGCTGCGGTCGAGGAAGTTGCGCGCAACGCCGTGTCGACGTCCGAAGCCTCGAACCAGTCGACCCACGCCGCCCGTGAAGGTCGTGATCAAGTGGTGAAAACCGTCGACGCGATCCAGACCATGACCCACGACGTGCAGAACACCGCGCAGATGATCGAAGGCCTCGCCGCACAAGGTCGCGACATCGGCAAAGTGCTCGACGTGATCCGCGCCATCGCCGAACAGACCAACCTGCTGGCGCTCAACGCGGCCATCGAAGCGGCGCGTGCCGGTGAGGCCGGACGCGGTTTTGCCGTGGTGGCGGACGAAGTGCGCGCACTGGCCCATCGCACCGCGCAGTCGACTCAGGAAATCGAAAAAATGGTCGCCGGCATCCAGAACGGCACCGGCGAAGCGGTCTCCTCGATGCAGCAAAGCAATCAGCGCACCCAGTCCACCCTGGAAATGGCCCGCGCTGCCGGCGTTGCTCTTGAGCAGATCACCCAGTCGATCCACCAGATCAACGAACGCAACCTGGTCATCGCCAGTGCTTCGGAAGAGCAGGCGCAAGTCTCGCGTGAAGTCGACCGCAACCTGGTGAACATCCGCGACCTGGCCACGCAATCGGCCGCCGGGGCCAACCAGACCAGCGCCGCGACCCACGAACTGTCGCGTCTGGCGGTGGATTTGAACGCCATGGTGGCGCGTTTTGTGATTTGAGATAGGGTGAAGGCTGGAGACTGCGCAATCAGGAGACGTACATGCGCTATTCAGCCTTGACCCAACGAATCGCCGGGGAAGGAGCAGCGGCCTGGCAGATTCACGACCGAGCGCTGG
Protein-coding sequences here:
- the hppD gene encoding 4-hydroxyphenylpyruvate dioxygenase, which gives rise to MADLYENPMGLMGFEFIELASPVPGTLEPIFEIMGFTKVATHRSKNVHLYRQGAINLILNNEPNSVASYFAAEHGPSVCGMAFRVKDSQKAYNRALELGAQPIHIETGPMELNLPAIKGIGGAPLYLIDRFGEGSSIYDIDFVFIEGVDRNPVGAGLKIIDHLTHNVYRGRMAYWANFYEKLFNFREIRYFDIKGEYTGLTSKAMTAPDGMIRIPLNEESSKGAGQIEEFLMQFNGEGIQHVAFLTDDLIKTWDQLKKIGMRFMTAPPDTYYEMLEGRLPNHGEPVDQLQSRGILLDGASEQGDRRLLLQIFSETLMGPVFFEFIQRKGDDGFGEGNFKALFESIERDQVRRGVLTAE
- the rarD gene encoding EamA family transporter RarD; protein product: MSKGIALSVSASVLFAVMYYYTSLLTPLSGVEIFGWRMLLTVPCMTVFMLVSGEWRRVLELVRLMAAKPKLIAGLIVSAALLGVQLWLFMWAPLNGYSLDVSLGYFLLPLAMVLTGRIAYGESLSYLQKIAVFFASLGVLNELYQVGGFSWATLVVVIGYPLYFVLRKYLKTDNLGGLWVDMTLMLPVAYWFVHGGDQGFGVFDQYPGLLWLIPLLGLISASALVVYIIASRLLPFSLFGLLSYVEPVLLLGVALLLGESIKSGEWLTYIPIWLAVVVLVFEGFKHLMRQRRP
- a CDS encoding aldo/keto reductase, yielding MSYRTLGHSGLQVSTLTLGTMMFGEQTSTEESLRIIDKAWDQGINFIDTADVYTNGRSEEIVGEAIAGNRHEWVLATKVGFGPMDGVPNRSGLSRKHIFNGLDASLTRLGTDYLDIYYLHREDHNTPLEVTVSAIGDLIRQGKIRYWGLSNYRGWRIAEVIRIADQLGVDRPVISQPLYNIVNRQAETEQITAAQTYGLGVVPYSPLARGVLSGKYAPDVTPDSNSRAGRQDKRILETEWRVESLRIAQQIQQYTEGRGVGIVEFAIAWVLNNSAVTSAIVGPRTEAQWDAYTKAQAVKITAEDEAFIDSLVTPGHASTPGFNDVSHFVSGRKPHQA
- a CDS encoding LysR family transcriptional regulator; this encodes MSSILDLEIFVRVADSGSISAAARTLELTPAAASIALKRLETRLGIRLLARSTRSMRLTEEGRRYLESVRLALATLAEGEQTLKQQTEGLSGVLQLAAPSDFGRNVLLPWLDEFKREHPNIQLQLLLNDRHSDLFRETVDVALRFGVPSDSTLVALPILPQHRRVACASADYLARRGTPLHPAELSEHSALLYLRNGRPYNTWRFTRADEVLEIEVRGDYLSDDGEVARRWALAGHGIAYKAWLDVVEDVRSGRLVTLFDDWQGESAPFNLFCPHRVQVSERVKVLQAFLQERCRVFSR
- a CDS encoding MFS transporter, translated to MSQSAAATQTIEDDKNAVYKRITLRLIPFIFICYLFNYLDRVNVGFAKLQMLDALKFSETVYGLGAGIFFIGYVLCGVPSNLALTKFGPRRWIAVMMITWGTLSTCLLFVTTPTGFYTLRLFTGAAEAGFFPGVVLYLSQWFPTFRRGRIMALFMSAIPVSGLLGSPFSGWILNHFAAGQGGLAGWQWMFLLQGIPTVILGALAYFLLSDSFANAKWLTPHERAVLEADQAEDLANKPKTTSDSLLAVFKNPAIWAFGLIYFCIQSGVYAINFWLPSIIKNLGFSDNLVIGWLSAIPYLLAAVFMLVVGRSADLRKERRWHLVVPMLMGAIGLIIAVNFAANPAIAILGLTIATMGALTGLPMFWPVPTAMLSAGAAAGGLALINSMGQMAGFLSPYLVGWVKDSTGSTDAALYLLAGVIVGGSLLALRMTRTLRA
- a CDS encoding sugar diacid recognition domain-containing protein; the protein is MFELDHDLAQDIVDRAMAILPYNVNVMDSQGLILGSGEPERINTRHEGAQLVLANGRVVEIDGPTALHLKGVQPGINLPLLLDQRLIGVLGITGEPDQLRTYAELVRMTAEMLVGQRNQQAEQQWRRQRCDDLLALLLSEAGDSPRLLDEAQQLGLKPQMTRVPYLFELGTEHGPGQTVEALSAWLNSRFPDSWCVTSAKSSLLWCRPASLTIEHDRLLEKLDALGWNILRIAVGGQADGLGGLRRCYRRVADLLAYGREVLPHSRLLILNRYRLPVMLWRHRNDDALDELLKPLRKVIAKDGNGQLLATLRSWCDHDGQSQACADALGIHRNSLRYRMERIAEISGVDPLRLEGMLALYLGVQLLPQTDPN
- a CDS encoding glycerate kinase; translation: MKIVIAPDSFKDSLSAQGVAEAIALGLAQVWPHATLVKCPMADGGEGTVESILAACEGELRRTRVRGPLGAAVDAAWGWLPHNHTAIIEMAEASGLQLVPLGQRDACISSTFGTGELIRAALDAGAQRVILAIGGSATNDGGAGAMQALGVKLLDAQGQSLVPGGLALAQLARLDLSELDPRLAQVRFDIAADVNNPLCGPHGASAIFGPQKGASPVQVQQLDQALGHFAELCAQALGKNVRDEPGSGAAGGLGFAAKAFLGAQFQAGVEVVAELVGLAEAVNGADLVITGEGRFDAQTLRGKTPFGVARIAKQAQVPVIVIAGTLGDGYQELYGHGIDAAFAVTSGPMTLEQACAEAPRLLRERATDIARVWKLARHQS
- a CDS encoding methyl-accepting chemotaxis protein, with product MSLRNLNIAPRAFLGFAFIALLVIVLGVFAVNRMSIIRQASIDMESNQIPSVAQLSAVTENVLRLRILSYRTLVNREPSDLQDTVGRIGAVLDKLRAAQASYAALPAGGEERALYQTFASTLDNYLQAQNQMMDLSRQDKLEDMRTLMNTRIKDGTDQMGEQLNRLIAINAADAKTASLQAGDHYDSAITGIVIVAVVAALATVLLALLLTRSIVTPLNRAVEAAQTIADGNLTKLIEVDGKDEPARLLAALAAMQTNLRKTIEQIAGSATQLGAAAEELSAVTEEASRGLQQQNNEIEQAATAVNEMTAAVEEVARNAVSTSEASNQSTHAAREGRDQVVKTVDAIQTMTHDVQNTAQMIEGLAAQGRDIGKVLDVIRAIAEQTNLLALNAAIEAARAGEAGRGFAVVADEVRALAHRTAQSTQEIEKMVAGIQNGTGEAVSSMQQSNQRTQSTLEMARAAGVALEQITQSIHQINERNLVIASASEEQAQVSREVDRNLVNIRDLATQSAAGANQTSAATHELSRLAVDLNAMVARFVI